In a genomic window of Callithrix jacchus isolate 240 chromosome 22, calJac240_pri, whole genome shotgun sequence:
- the LIPE gene encoding hormone-sensitive lipase isoform X11: protein MDLRTMTQSLVTLAEDNIAFFSSQGPGETARRLSGVFEGVREQALGLEPALGHLLGVAHLFDLDPETPANGYRSLVHTARCCLAHLLHKSRYVASNRRSIFFRTSHNLAELEAYLAALTQLRALVYYAQRLLVTNQPGGLFFEGDEGLTADFLREYVTLHKGCFYGRCLGFQFTPAIRPFLQTISIGLVSFGEHYKRNETGLSVAASSLFTSGRFAIDPELRGAEFERITQNLDVHFWKAFWNITEMEVLSSLANMASATVRVSRLLSLPPEAFEMPQTANPTLTVTISPPLAHTGPGPVLIRLISYDLREGQDSEELSSLVKSNGQRSLELWPRPQQAPRSRSLVVHFHGGGFVAQTSKSHEPYLKSWAQELGAPIISIDYSLAPEAPFPRALEECFFAYCWAVKHCALLGDSAGGNLCFTVALRAAAYGVRVPDGIMAAYPATMLQPAASPSRLLSLMDPLLPLSVLSKCVSAYTGAKTEDHSNSDQKALGMMGLVRRDTAMLLRDFRLGASSWLNSFLELSGRKSQKTSEPTAEPMRRSVSEAALAQPQGPLGTDSLKNLTLRDLSLRGNSETSDTPEMSLSAETLGPSTPSDVDFLLLPEDAGEETEAKNKLSPMDRGLGVSATFPQGFHPRRSSQGPTQMPLYSSPIVKNPFMSPLLAPDSMLKSLPPVHIVACALDPMLDDSVMFARRLRNLDRPVTLHVVEDLPHGFLTLASLCRETRQAAELCVERIRLVLTAPAPAPAPPPV from the exons ATGGACTTGCGCACCATGACACAGTCGCTGGTGACGCTGGCGGAGGACAACATAGCCTTCTTCTCCAGCCAGGGCCCTGGGGAAACGGCCCGGCGGCTATCAGGCGTCTTTGAGGGTGTGCGGGAGCAGGCGCTGGGACTGGAGCCAGCCCTGGGCCACCTGCTTGGCGTGGCACACCTCTTTGACCTGGACCCAGAGACACCAGCCAACGGGTACCGCAGCCTAGTGCACACGGCCCGCTGCTGCCTGGCGCACCTCCTGCACAAATCCCGCTATGTGGCTTCCAACCGCCGCAGCATCTTCTTCCGCACCAGCCACAACCTGGCAGAGCTGGAGGCCTACCTGGCTGCCCTCACACAGCTCCGCGCTCTGGTCTACTACGCCCAGCGCCTGCTGGTTACCAATCAGCCCGGGGGGCTCTTCTTCGAGGGTGACGAGGGGCTCACTGCCGACTTCCTGCGGGAGTATGTCACGCTGCATAAGGGCTGCTTCTATGGCCGCTGCCTGGGCTTCCAG TTCACGCCTGCCATACGGCCATTCCTGCAGACCATCTCCATCGGGCTGGTGTCCTTCGGGGAGCACTACAAACGCAACGAGACAGGCCTCA GTGTGGCCGCCAGCTCCCTCTTCACCAGTGGCCGCTTTGCCATTGACCCTGAGCTGCGTGGGGCTGAGTTTGAGCGGATCACACAGAACCTGGACGTGCACTTCTGGAAAGCCTTCTGGAATATCACTGAGATGGAGGTGCTATCG tctctggccaacatggcatcAGCCACTGTGAGGGTAAGCCGCCTGCTCAGCCTGCCACCTGAAGCCTTTGAGATGCCGCAGACTGCCAACCCCACGCTCACGGTCACCATCTCACCCCCACTGGCCCACACGGGCCCCGGGCCCGTCCTCATCAGGCTTATCTCCTACGACCTGCGTGAAGGACAG GACAGTGAGGAGCTCAGCAGCCTGGTGAAGTCCAATGGCCAACGGAGCCTGGAGCTGTGGCCGCGCCCCCAGCAGGCGCCCCGCTCGAGGTCCCTGGTAGTTCACTTCCACGGCGGTGGCTTTGTGGCCCAGACCTCCAAATCCCACGAGCCCTACCTCAAGAGCTGGGCCCAGGAGCTGGGTGCCCCCATCATCTCCATCGACTACTCCCTGGCCCCCGAGGCCCCCTTCCCCCGTGCGCTGGAGGAGTGCTTCTTTGCCTACTGCTGGGCTGTCAAGCACTGTGCCCTCCTTG GGGACAGTGCAGGAGGGAACCTCTGCTTCACTGTGGCCCTTCGGGCAGCAGCCTATGGGGTGCGGGTGCCAGATGGCATCATGGCAGCCTACCCAGCCACAATGCTGCAGCCTGCTGCGTCTCCCTCCCGCCTGCTGAGCCTCATGGACCCACTGCTGCCCCTCAGCGTGCTCTCCAAGTGTGTCAGCGCCTATACTG GTGCAAAGACAGAGGACCACTCCAACTCAGACCAGAAAGCCCTAGGCATGATGGGGCTGGTGCGGCGGGACACAGCCATGCTCCTCCGGGACTTCCGTCTGGGGGCCTCCTCATGGCTCAACTCCTTCCTGGAGTTGAGTGGGCGCAAGTCCCAAAAAACGTCAGAGCCCACAGCAG AGCCGATGCGACGCAGTGTGTCTGAAGCAGCGCTGGCCCAACCCCAGGGCCCACTGGGCACGGATTCCCTCAAGAACCTGACCCTGAGGGACTTGAGCTTGAGGGGAAACTCCGAGACGTCAGACACCCCCGAGATGTCGCTGTCAGCTGAGACACTTGGCCCCTCCACACCCTCCGATGTCGACTTCTTATTACTGCCTGAGGATGCAGGGGAAGAGACTGAGGCCAAAAATAAGCTGAGCCCCATGGACAGAGGCCTGGGGGTCAGTGCCACCTTTCCCCAGGGTTTCCACCCTCGGCGCTCCAGCCAGGGTCCCACACAGATGCCCCTCTACTCCTCACCCATAGTCAAGAATCCCTTCATGTCGCCGCTGCTGGCACCCGACAGCATGCTCAAGAGCCTGCCACCTGTGCACATCGTG GCGTGTGCGCTGGACCCCATGCTGGACGACTCGGTCATGTTCGCGCGGCGACTGCGCAACTTGGACCGGCCGGTGACGCTGCACGTGGTGGAGGACCTGCCACATGGCTTCCTGACCCTGGCGTCGCTGTGCCGCGAGACGCGACAGGCCGCGGAGCTGTGTGTAGAGCGCATCCGCCTCGTCCTCACTGCGCCAgctcccgcccccgccccgccgccgGTCTGA
- the LIPE gene encoding hormone-sensitive lipase isoform X8 — protein MPGRASKLIHNMDLRTMTQSLVTLAEDNIAFFSSQGPGETARRLSGVFEGVREQALGLEPALGHLLGVAHLFDLDPETPANGYRSLVHTARCCLAHLLHKSRYVASNRRSIFFRTSHNLAELEAYLAALTQLRALVYYAQRLLVTNQPGGLFFEGDEGLTADFLREYVTLHKGCFYGRCLGFQFTPAIRPFLQTISIGLVSFGEHYKRNETGLSVAASSLFTSGRFAIDPELRGAEFERITQNLDVHFWKAFWNITEMEVLSSLANMASATVRVSRLLSLPPEAFEMPQTANPTLTVTISPPLAHTGPGPVLIRLISYDLREGQDSEELSSLVKSNGQRSLELWPRPQQAPRSRSLVVHFHGGGFVAQTSKSHEPYLKSWAQELGAPIISIDYSLAPEAPFPRALEECFFAYCWAVKHCALLGDSAGGNLCFTVALRAAAYGVRVPDGIMAAYPATMLQPAASPSRLLSLMDPLLPLSVLSKCVSAYTGAKTEDHSNSDQKALGMMGLVRRDTAMLLRDFRLGASSWLNSFLELSGRKSQKTSEPTAEPMRRSVSEAALAQPQGPLGTDSLKNLTLRDLSLRGNSETSDTPEMSLSAETLGPSTPSDVDFLLLPEDAGEETEAKNKLSPMDRGLGVSATFPQGFHPRRSSQGPTQMPLYSSPIVKNPFMSPLLAPDSMLKSLPPVHIVACALDPMLDDSVMFARRLRNLDRPVTLHVVEDLPHGFLTLASLCRETRQAAELCVERIRLVLTAPAPAPAPPPV, from the exons ATGCCTGGGAGGG CCTCGAAGCTCATCCACAACATGGACTTGCGCACCATGACACAGTCGCTGGTGACGCTGGCGGAGGACAACATAGCCTTCTTCTCCAGCCAGGGCCCTGGGGAAACGGCCCGGCGGCTATCAGGCGTCTTTGAGGGTGTGCGGGAGCAGGCGCTGGGACTGGAGCCAGCCCTGGGCCACCTGCTTGGCGTGGCACACCTCTTTGACCTGGACCCAGAGACACCAGCCAACGGGTACCGCAGCCTAGTGCACACGGCCCGCTGCTGCCTGGCGCACCTCCTGCACAAATCCCGCTATGTGGCTTCCAACCGCCGCAGCATCTTCTTCCGCACCAGCCACAACCTGGCAGAGCTGGAGGCCTACCTGGCTGCCCTCACACAGCTCCGCGCTCTGGTCTACTACGCCCAGCGCCTGCTGGTTACCAATCAGCCCGGGGGGCTCTTCTTCGAGGGTGACGAGGGGCTCACTGCCGACTTCCTGCGGGAGTATGTCACGCTGCATAAGGGCTGCTTCTATGGCCGCTGCCTGGGCTTCCAG TTCACGCCTGCCATACGGCCATTCCTGCAGACCATCTCCATCGGGCTGGTGTCCTTCGGGGAGCACTACAAACGCAACGAGACAGGCCTCA GTGTGGCCGCCAGCTCCCTCTTCACCAGTGGCCGCTTTGCCATTGACCCTGAGCTGCGTGGGGCTGAGTTTGAGCGGATCACACAGAACCTGGACGTGCACTTCTGGAAAGCCTTCTGGAATATCACTGAGATGGAGGTGCTATCG tctctggccaacatggcatcAGCCACTGTGAGGGTAAGCCGCCTGCTCAGCCTGCCACCTGAAGCCTTTGAGATGCCGCAGACTGCCAACCCCACGCTCACGGTCACCATCTCACCCCCACTGGCCCACACGGGCCCCGGGCCCGTCCTCATCAGGCTTATCTCCTACGACCTGCGTGAAGGACAG GACAGTGAGGAGCTCAGCAGCCTGGTGAAGTCCAATGGCCAACGGAGCCTGGAGCTGTGGCCGCGCCCCCAGCAGGCGCCCCGCTCGAGGTCCCTGGTAGTTCACTTCCACGGCGGTGGCTTTGTGGCCCAGACCTCCAAATCCCACGAGCCCTACCTCAAGAGCTGGGCCCAGGAGCTGGGTGCCCCCATCATCTCCATCGACTACTCCCTGGCCCCCGAGGCCCCCTTCCCCCGTGCGCTGGAGGAGTGCTTCTTTGCCTACTGCTGGGCTGTCAAGCACTGTGCCCTCCTTG GGGACAGTGCAGGAGGGAACCTCTGCTTCACTGTGGCCCTTCGGGCAGCAGCCTATGGGGTGCGGGTGCCAGATGGCATCATGGCAGCCTACCCAGCCACAATGCTGCAGCCTGCTGCGTCTCCCTCCCGCCTGCTGAGCCTCATGGACCCACTGCTGCCCCTCAGCGTGCTCTCCAAGTGTGTCAGCGCCTATACTG GTGCAAAGACAGAGGACCACTCCAACTCAGACCAGAAAGCCCTAGGCATGATGGGGCTGGTGCGGCGGGACACAGCCATGCTCCTCCGGGACTTCCGTCTGGGGGCCTCCTCATGGCTCAACTCCTTCCTGGAGTTGAGTGGGCGCAAGTCCCAAAAAACGTCAGAGCCCACAGCAG AGCCGATGCGACGCAGTGTGTCTGAAGCAGCGCTGGCCCAACCCCAGGGCCCACTGGGCACGGATTCCCTCAAGAACCTGACCCTGAGGGACTTGAGCTTGAGGGGAAACTCCGAGACGTCAGACACCCCCGAGATGTCGCTGTCAGCTGAGACACTTGGCCCCTCCACACCCTCCGATGTCGACTTCTTATTACTGCCTGAGGATGCAGGGGAAGAGACTGAGGCCAAAAATAAGCTGAGCCCCATGGACAGAGGCCTGGGGGTCAGTGCCACCTTTCCCCAGGGTTTCCACCCTCGGCGCTCCAGCCAGGGTCCCACACAGATGCCCCTCTACTCCTCACCCATAGTCAAGAATCCCTTCATGTCGCCGCTGCTGGCACCCGACAGCATGCTCAAGAGCCTGCCACCTGTGCACATCGTG GCGTGTGCGCTGGACCCCATGCTGGACGACTCGGTCATGTTCGCGCGGCGACTGCGCAACTTGGACCGGCCGGTGACGCTGCACGTGGTGGAGGACCTGCCACATGGCTTCCTGACCCTGGCGTCGCTGTGCCGCGAGACGCGACAGGCCGCGGAGCTGTGTGTAGAGCGCATCCGCCTCGTCCTCACTGCGCCAgctcccgcccccgccccgccgccgGTCTGA